The following proteins are co-located in the Doryrhamphus excisus isolate RoL2022-K1 chromosome 3, RoL_Dexc_1.0, whole genome shotgun sequence genome:
- the LOC131126436 gene encoding uncharacterized protein LOC131126436 isoform X2 produces the protein MKLLVSCLLLASHCAPASWDSTIHVTQSADICVTEGKEVNISCCWTGNFFRVTVKWLKNTTTVKVSNPVTKDAKMCDSLTFPNITLEKSGEYVCQVNAEIPVLAKGSGNGTVVTVTLQGSKSNVKQGNPWLISLASVALLLLIVLVVLCKLRRRQATRVIYEEPHLDSYTPDMDKRNSGSSSSSSQWCQVDVYESIEYFEHMEMKQSG, from the exons ATGAAGCTTCTAGTAAGCTGCCTGCTTCTGGCCTCCCACTGTGCCCCTGCGTCATGGG ATTCCACCATTCACGTGACCCAGAGTGCTGACATATGCGTCACGGAGGGCAAGGAGGTCAACATCAGCTGCTGCTGGACAGGAAACTTCTTCAGAGTTACAGTCAAGTGGTTGAAGAACACGACTACTGTTAAGGTCTCCAATCCCGTCACAAAGGATGCCAAGATGTGCGACAGCCTGACGTTTCCAAACATCACATTGGAGAAGTCTGGTGAATATGTCTGCCAGGTCAATGCGGAAATACCTGTGCTTGCTAAGGGGAGTGGGAACGGTACGGTTGTTACGGTAACACTCCAAGGGTCAAAGAGCAATGTAAAACAAG GTAATCCCTGGTTGATTTCTTTGGCTTCTGTGGCTTTATTACTCCTCATCGTGCTTGTTGTCCTCTGCAAACTGAGGCGAAGGCAAG ccaCCAGGGTGATCTACGAGGAACCCCATTTGGACTCATACACTCCCGACATGGACAAACGCAACAGCGGCTCGTCCAGCAGCTCATCCCAATGG TGTCAGGTGGACGTGTACGAATCCATTGAATACTTTGAGCACATGGAGATGAAGCAAAGTGGGTGA
- the LOC131126436 gene encoding uncharacterized protein LOC131126436 isoform X3, whose amino-acid sequence MKLLVSCLLLASHCAPASWDSTIHVTQSADICVTEGKEVNISCCWTGNFFRVTVKWLKNTTTVKVSNPVTKDAKMCDSLTFPNITLEKSGEYVCQVNAEIPVLAKGSGNGTVVTVTLQGSKSNVKQATRVIYEEPHLDSYTPDMDKRNSGSSSSSSQWVSPLRCTTGYLKFHLRFATGLLPVVNSGP is encoded by the exons ATGAAGCTTCTAGTAAGCTGCCTGCTTCTGGCCTCCCACTGTGCCCCTGCGTCATGGG ATTCCACCATTCACGTGACCCAGAGTGCTGACATATGCGTCACGGAGGGCAAGGAGGTCAACATCAGCTGCTGCTGGACAGGAAACTTCTTCAGAGTTACAGTCAAGTGGTTGAAGAACACGACTACTGTTAAGGTCTCCAATCCCGTCACAAAGGATGCCAAGATGTGCGACAGCCTGACGTTTCCAAACATCACATTGGAGAAGTCTGGTGAATATGTCTGCCAGGTCAATGCGGAAATACCTGTGCTTGCTAAGGGGAGTGGGAACGGTACGGTTGTTACGGTAACACTCCAAGGGTCAAAGAGCAATGTAAAACAAG ccaCCAGGGTGATCTACGAGGAACCCCATTTGGACTCATACACTCCCGACATGGACAAACGCAACAGCGGCTCGTCCAGCAGCTCATCCCAATGGGTGAGTCCACTCAGATGTACCACAGGGTACCTCAAATTTCACTTGAGATTTGCAACAGGCCTGCTTCCTGTTGTAAACTCTGGCCCATGA
- the plcb3 gene encoding 1-phosphatidylinositol 4,5-bisphosphate phosphodiesterase beta-3 — MAGAKPGVHALQLKPLSVHEALKKGGKFIKWDEEPNSGSPTLVTLKVDPDGFFLYWTGGANLEVEILDISTIRDTRRGKYAKQPKDPKLRELLGFGKGDNVEGKLVTIVHGNDLVNISFLNFQAMQEDIAKIWTDELFTLATNILSQNASRNTFLFKAYTKLKLQVNQEGKIPVKNILKMFSDKKRVDTTLEQCGVVNNKSEGVKPDDFTWEAFQKFLDSLCLRSEIQSIFEESGSKGKPFISLDQLTDFLNRRQRDSRLNEVLYPPLKREQVRQIMEKYETNISQLERDQISLLAFTRYLGGEENSIVPPERLDVIDDMNQPLSHYFINSSHNTYLTVGQLTGLSSVEMYRQVLLTGCRCVELDCWKGRPQDEEPYITHGFTMTTEIPFKEVIEAIAESAFKTSPYPVILSFENHVDSAKQQAKMAEYCRTIFGDALLIDPLEKCPLYPGQALPSPQDMLGKILIKNKKKHYHHRASSGSSIRRRELEEQSSPNADCPLLDSDGGQILSNAEEKLAERIIKDSDPRKSIGGEGESEEDEEDEPVTELKKPNSDEGTASSEVNATEEMSTLVNYIEPVKFKSFELATKRKKFFEMSSFVETKGMDTLKTSPIEFVEYNKNQLSRIYPKGTRVDSSNYMPQLFWNVGCQMVALNFQTLDLPMQLNMGVFEYNGHSGYMLKPEFMRRTDKHFDPFTENIVDGIVANTVKVKVISGQFLSDKKVGVYVEVDIFGLPTDTKRKYKTKTSNGNSLDPIWDDDAFVFNKVVLPTLASLRIAVFEENGKFIGHRILPVSAIRPGYHYINLKNELNQPLLLPSLLVYTEAQDYIPNEHQEYAEALTNPIKHVSQLDKRETQLAVLLEENYEHLPNQPKDGEAKGECEVIQGRHTSPFLPPCRPDECPDIINLPSPAQNQKEDLIAVVLADVQVQPIEELRQQKSYLKLIKKQSKELKELQKKHLKKVWNLSKEQKTRSTQMESDLQRRRSQMEKHLKRSIKKNEPPEPVQQELTALDQELEKKTLQLREWQMQELLKLRQQLYVLEREKQQIHLQESFQRLKETAHECQATQLKKLKEICEREKKELQKILDRKRQNSISEAKSRDKDKAETELNDINRKHIQDSVSLIRKLEEAQTRRQDKLMLRQREVLQHIDDELPLRQAQLESNLDEEFRRLPEEIREHLQLELQNKGLRNNGLRSPMTGNSSPGSGSGPPSNCSTPTYPSTPNHSSWNRSLDNSTASLAESTSSSTTPVLSEAEMSFS; from the exons GAGGTGGAGATCCTGGACATCAGCACTATCAGGGACACCAGAAGGGGAAAGTACGCCAAGCAACCAAAG GACCCCAAGTTACGAGAGCTGCTTGGCTTCGGCAAGGGCGACAACGTAGAAGGGAAGCTGGTCACCATCGTCCATGGCAACGACCTGGTCAACATCTCCTTCCTCAACTTCCAGGCCATGCAGGAAGACATTGCCAAG ATTTGGACAGATGAGTTGTTCACCTTGGCCACAAATATACTTTCCCAGAATGCATCTCGCAACACCTTCCTCTTCAAAGC GTACACTAAATTAAAGCTGCAGGTCAACCAAGAGGGAAAAATCCCTGTGAAGAA tATCCTGAAGATGTTTTCAGACAAGAAGCGAGTGGACACCACTCTGGAGCAGTGTGGCGTCGTCAATAACAAG TCAGAGGGCGTCAAGCCAGATGATTTCACATGGGAGGCCTTCCAGAAGTTTCTCGATAGTCTCTGTCTGCGTTCCGAGATCCAAAGTATCTTTGAGGAGAG CGGCTCCAAGGGGAAGCCCTTCATTTCCCTGGACCAGCTGACCGACTTTCTCAACCGCCGGCAGCGCGACTCCCGTCTGAACGAGGTGCTCTACCCACCGCTCAAAAGAGAGCAAGTGCGGCAGATCATGGAGAAGTATGAGACCAACATCAGCCAGCTGGAGAGAG ACCAGATCAGTTTGCTGGCCTTCACGAGGTATCTGGGAGGAGAGGAGAACAGCATTGTTCCTCCAGAGAGGCTGGACGTCATCGATGACATGAATCAACCACTGTCACACTACTTTATCAACTCCTCGCACAATACGTACCTCACAG TGGGTCAGCTGACCGGTCTGTCCTCCGTGGAGATGTACAGGCAGGTGCTGCTCACCGGCTGCCGCTGTGTGGAACTGGACTGTTGGAAGGGTCGACCCCAGGACGAGGAACCCTACATCACCCACGGCTTCACCATGACCACTGAAATACCTTTCAAG GAAGTGATTGAAGCCATAGCAGAGAGCGCTTTCAAGACCTCACCCTACCCAGTTATCCTGTCCTTTGAAAACCACGTAGATTC GGCCAAGCAGCAAGCCAAGATGGCGGAGTACTGTAGGACCATATTTGGAGATGCCTTGCTCATTGATCCACTGGAGAAATGTCCC CTGTACCCAGGCCAGGCGCTGCCGTCGCCGCAGGACATGCTGGGGAAGATTCTGATCAAAAACAAGAAGAAGCACTACCACCACCGGGCCTCCAGCGGCAGCAGCATACGGCGCCGCGAGCTGGAGGAGCAGTCTTCACCCAACGCTG acTGCCCTCTGTTGGACAGCGATGGAGGCCAAATCCTCTCCAATGCTGAGGAGAAGCTCGCTGAGAGGATCATTAAAGACTCAGATCCTCGCAAGTCCATTG GAGGTGAAGGGGAGAGcgaggaggatgaagaagacGAACCAGTGACAGAGCTGAAGAAGCCCAACTCGGATGAG GGTACAGCCAGCAGCGAAGTCAACGCCACAGAGGAGATGTCCACGCTCGTCAACTACATCGAGCCTGTCAAATTCAAAAGCTTTGAGCTCGCCACCA AGAGGAAGAAGTTCTTTGAGATGTCATCGTTTGTGGAAACCAAAGGCATGGACACTTTAAAGACCTCCCCCATAGAGTTTGTGGA GTACAACAAGAACCAACTGAGCCGAATCTACCCGAAAGGAACGAGGGTGGACAGCTCCAACTACATGCCACAGCTCTTCTGGAATGTCGGCTGCCAGATGGTGGCGCTGAACTTCCAGACCCTTG ATCTGCCCATGCAGCTCAACATGGGCGTGTTTGAGTACAACGGCCACAGCGGCTACATGCTAAAGCCCGAGTTCATGAGGAGGACGGACAAACACTTTGACCCTTTCACTGAGAATATAGTGGATGGAATAGTTGCCAACACAGTCAAGGTTAAG GTGATCTCAGGACAGTTCTTGAGCGATAAAAAGGTTGGCGTGTACGTGGAAGTGGACATATTTGGACTTCCTACAGATACAAAACGTAAATACAAGACCAAAACCTCCAACGGGAACTCGCTGGATCCCATTTGGGACGATGACGCCTTTGTCTTTAATAAG GTGGTACTCCCGACGCTGGCCTCTTTGAGGATTGCCGTGTTTGAGGAGAATGGCAAGTTCATCGGCCACCGCATCCTCCCCGTGTCGGCCATTAGACCAG gtTACCACTACATCAACCTCAAGAATGAGCTGAACCAACCTCTACTGCTGCCCTCTCTGCTGGTCTACACGGAGGCTCAGGATTACATCCCTAATGAACACCAAG AGTATGCTGAGGCCCTGACCAACCCCATCAAACATGTCAGCCAGCTGGACAAGAGGGAGACACAACTGGCTGTGCTGCTTGAGGAGAACTATGAG CATCTCCCCAACCAGCCCAAAGATGGTGAAGCCAAGGGAGAGTGTGAGGTCATCCAAGGGCGTCATACGTCCCCTTTCCTCCCCCCTTGCCGACCGGACGAATGCCCCGACATCATCAACCTGCCTTCACCAG CGCAAAACCAAAAGGAAGACCTCATCGCCGTAGTCCTGGCAG ACGTGCAGGTGCAGCCCATAGAGGAGCTGAGGCAGCAAAAAAGCTACCTGAAACTCAttaagaaacaaagcaaagagCTGAAAGAGTTACAGAAGAAGCACCTGAAGAAG GTGTGGAATCTCAGTAAGGAGCAGAAGACTCGGAGTACTCAGATGGAGTCTGACCTTCAAAGAAGGCGCAGTCAGATGGAGAAACACCTCAAGCGGAGTATCAAAAAGAA CGAGCCTCCAGAGCCGGTGCAGCAAGAACTGACCGCTTTGGATCAGGAGCTTGAGAAAAAGACGTTGCAGCTGAGGGAATGGCAGATGCAAGAACTTCTGAAGCTCCGGCAGCAGCTGTACGTGCTGGAGAGGGAGAAGCAGCAAATACATCTGCAGGAG TCCTTCCAGAGGTTGAAGGAGACGGCCCATGAATGCCAAGCAACTCAGCTCAAGAAGCTCAAGGAGATATGCGAGAG GGAGAAGAAGGAGCTCCAGAAGATCCTGGACAGGAAGCGGCAGAATAGCATCAGCGAGGCCAAGAGCCGAGACAAAGACAAGGCTGAGAC AGAACTCAATGACATCAACAGGAAACACATTCAGGACTCTGTCAGCTTAATCCGCAAG CTGGAGGAGGCTCAGACCAGGAGGCAGGACAAGCTGATGCTGAGGCAACGTGAGGTCCTCCAACACATTGATGACGAGCTGCCTTTG CGGCAGGCTCAGCTGGAAAGCAACCTGGATGAAGAGTTCCGTCGCCTGCCAGAGGAGATCCGCGAACACCTGCAACTGGAGCTTCAAAACAAAGGTCTCCGCAATAACGGCCTGCGCTCGCCCATGACTGGCAACAGCAGCCCGGGTTCAGGCTCGGGCCCGCCTTCCAATTGCTCCACGCCTACCTACCCCTCCACACCCAATCACAGCTCGTGGAACCGGAGCTTGGACAATAGCACGGCCTCACTGGCCGAGTCCACGTCCTCGTCCACGACCCCCGTCTTGTCCGAGGCCGAGATGTCCTTCAGCTGA
- the LOC131126436 gene encoding uncharacterized protein LOC131126436 isoform X1, which yields MKLLVSCLLLASHCAPASWDSTIHVTQSADICVTEGKEVNISCCWTGNFFRVTVKWLKNTTTVKVSNPVTKDAKMCDSLTFPNITLEKSGEYVCQVNAEIPVLAKGSGNGTVVTVTLQGSKSNVKQGNPWLISLASVALLLLIVLVVLCKLRRRQATRVIYEEPHLDSYTPDMDKRNSGSSSSSSQWVSPLRCTTGYLKFHLRFATGLLPVVNSGP from the exons ATGAAGCTTCTAGTAAGCTGCCTGCTTCTGGCCTCCCACTGTGCCCCTGCGTCATGGG ATTCCACCATTCACGTGACCCAGAGTGCTGACATATGCGTCACGGAGGGCAAGGAGGTCAACATCAGCTGCTGCTGGACAGGAAACTTCTTCAGAGTTACAGTCAAGTGGTTGAAGAACACGACTACTGTTAAGGTCTCCAATCCCGTCACAAAGGATGCCAAGATGTGCGACAGCCTGACGTTTCCAAACATCACATTGGAGAAGTCTGGTGAATATGTCTGCCAGGTCAATGCGGAAATACCTGTGCTTGCTAAGGGGAGTGGGAACGGTACGGTTGTTACGGTAACACTCCAAGGGTCAAAGAGCAATGTAAAACAAG GTAATCCCTGGTTGATTTCTTTGGCTTCTGTGGCTTTATTACTCCTCATCGTGCTTGTTGTCCTCTGCAAACTGAGGCGAAGGCAAG ccaCCAGGGTGATCTACGAGGAACCCCATTTGGACTCATACACTCCCGACATGGACAAACGCAACAGCGGCTCGTCCAGCAGCTCATCCCAATGGGTGAGTCCACTCAGATGTACCACAGGGTACCTCAAATTTCACTTGAGATTTGCAACAGGCCTGCTTCCTGTTGTAAACTCTGGCCCATGA